The sequence below is a genomic window from Lycium ferocissimum isolate CSIRO_LF1 chromosome 9, AGI_CSIRO_Lferr_CH_V1, whole genome shotgun sequence.
tgttttttgattttttaggtGTTTggcaaaccagcttataagctaaaaaagtgcttagaataaaccaaaaaaaataagttggggtggCTCAACTTATATTTTTGGgtttataagctgttttttggtcaaaccagcttataagccactttttttaagctaagccaaacgggctcatacTCATTGTAGCTAGTATTTAACCTATATACATCTCGTAATTTTCCGACGCAGAGTGTGCACCTGACCACACTTCGCCGAAGGTGGCTCCGCCCATGGTTGCATGCCCCTTTAAACTTAGCATGCCCATCTTTTTGCTTCAATATTGGCTTTATCTGTTTTCTTTCCTTCTCATATATTTATGGTTTATAGTAATAAAatatagagaaaagacatcatttgacccgtgaacttggcacgaaaactcagtttggaaactaaacttaacttgtatttatttaccccccttaacaatttatattttaattattttcccccTCTAGTGGCCCAGACCTGGGCGCGCGTTTGACAGTGCCTGACCAGCgcgttaattaattttttttaactttttttttttaatagaaatcGATTATTTAATACGGGGGTAACGGTTATAATACCGTTCCCCCTTTCTAATCCCACCCCGACCCACCACCCTTTAGAACCCTAAATTGTtgttcatcttcatcttcatcacacCTTCAATCAGCCCCATTTTTTTTCCGTCCATTCATGAAATTCCTCTTGCTCACACCATTGCTCCTTCTTATATGTATTCGTCCTCCACGAAATTTCTCCACCAAATTTCTGTCCATAATCACTCTCTGTTCTAATTCGAAAATTTTGTGGGTTCATAAATGTCTCAAGGTATCTGTGCATCTCACGTAAAATGTAATTGTGGCACCATTGCAAAACACCTCACTTCATCGACTCCTATTAATCCCGGACGGAAATTCTACAAATGTCCGAGGCCTAAGGGCAATTCTTGTGGATTTTGGGAATGGGAAGATGAATTGTTCCCTGAGATTCAGTGGAATAATGTTCAAAATTTGACGTCGTCGTTAGATGCGGTCAAGATCGAAAGGGACAAATTGCAAGAAGAATTAATTGCCATTGAGGCTAGACATCTAATCAAGTGAACAAAATGAAGGAGGAATTAATTGGCTTAAAGAGTAAACATcaatttgacttgaaaaaagTTCTAAACTTGGAGGAGAAACTTGCAAATACAAGGATGTTGCTTTTGATTTCATGGGGAATATTTATTGGCTTTTTGGCGGCGTCCTTAATCAACtgaatttatgttgttgtatgttgtaatCGCGTAGTAGGTAATGTAAGAACTTTATGCTCTTATTGAAGaattttgttgttatggaaaatattaccTTGAAAATTGATAGCAAAAGTcgataaattttataaattactttaaatAGAGAATCTGGAGACCTAATCTATCATTACGATCTCTGGATCCTCCTTTACATGAACAAAAAACACTATGTGGTTCTCATCTAAACATGCCTTAAAACACAACACATCTCCTATCCCTAATCCGGCAGCATCAATGAAGGTTTTCCAGCCTTGAGCGAGGCGCGTGTATACGCCAACCTTGTATTTCATATTATACTGATGATCGTCGTAATGAACAACAACGTCCATGTCGGTGTTTGGAAGAAATTCCAGTATGTCAGTTGGAAGgatctgcaaaaaaaaaaaaaaaacatgttattaccaaaagaggtaaaagaacaattgaaaatatataatacGACAACACTTACGAAATCGTCTTTTTTGTCGTGCGATTTCGTCAATTCTGTCAAAACATGCGGGAATTTCCATGTCATCCATCTTAGATGAAGGCTGCCTCTTTAATATCACTATATGAGTTAAGAGTTATTTGAGTTGAGTGAAAATGAGATGGAAAGAAGGCCTATTTATAGTTGAGTTGAGTTGAGTTATAGTGTTAGTGTGATCAAGTAGTTAATGAAGTCTCGGATTCATTGGTTTTGACCATCACTCCCAAGTACCAACTACCATCATTTACTAACTCGGATTCAATGTGTTTGACTGCTCAAATCTGTACACTGCTCAAATGTGTAAACACTGCTCAAATTTGTTTACTGCATTTAGTGTTATAACAACATTCGATCTGACTAAGCGAGCCTTTCTCTGCATTTAATGTCATACACAACATTGAAAGACCGAATCTGTCACAACACCAAGAAATATACAAAGAATGCGAACATACTGCTAAATACGCAAGATTATAATGTCAATACAAAGGTAAAATTACAAATACAAATTTTGCTTAATATTGCAAGAATAGAATGTCAATCCAGGGCAAAATTGCAGTCACAGCTTCAGAATTGATAAAGACTAAAATAAGCCTAAGTGCATATTTGTTTGACAAATGTACATCATCTACCATAATTGTTTCACAAAaacaacatcaaaatctagcaaaTATCGCCGCATAACAACAAGCACTAAAGACATACACATACAGGACTAAACTAATTCaacttcattttttcatttaattCTGGGCAGCTGATGAACTTGTTTGACTTAAAGAGTTCAACTCAACAGCTTTGGCCCTTGTTTTCATTCTCTTTTGTCCACTCATTTGTTGAAGACCTTTTTGTGTTATAGTTGAACTCCTTTTCCATTTTAGTCCTCCTGGTCTTGTTTTGTGATGTCCCAGACTACCAGTGACTACTGCTGAATTCATAGGCATGGTTGAAGACTGATTTGCCATTCCAGACTGCATTAACAAAATAAATCTCCATTAGGCTAGATTGTTTACAGTAAATGGTTAATGAGGTTGCAAACTTACATTGACAATTTTGAAACCACTTTGGGTCTGAAGCACTCCCATTCCCATAACTCTTGGCCTCTTAAAGGGTGCCCCTCTTCAAAGAATCGATGCATCATATAACGAAGCCTAAGTCATATTTAAGGTGTCAAACACTTAGAATTGTTAAATTGATTAAGTGGTAGTTTAACAAGCTAAGTAATACCGATGATGTAGACGACTGTCCTGTAGCCCTTCCAGATTGAAATGCTGCAGCAGCCATGGCCTAATTCATATTTAAGTAGTTAGACTCAATATAAGACTCTAATATTTAATCAAGTAGTAAATAACAAGGAATTTTTTTACCCGTTTGGATAAACCTCTTGGTCTTCCCCTTTCTCTACTTGGTTGGGAATTACTTGGTACTGTAGAAGAACCAACACTTGACCTTGTTGAATTAGTACTTGTCCCTCTCCCCCTTTCCCTTCCTCTCCGCCTCTCGTATTGTGGCTTCATAGGACAACCCTTCTTATTGTGACCCTTTGCATGGAACAAGCCTGTGTCATCTCAACACCTCTTTTTGACAGCCTTCCCGTCTTGTTTTCTATCCGCTCCTTTCTTCTACACTTTCGGCCTACCTCGGTAGCTTTTTAATCTCAGGTGGGAGGACAGGAGGATTGGTTGACTTTGGCCACATTGCCATATTAGAAACAGGTTGAATGAATGAGTTGTATGTTTCAAGGTAAGTGTCCTTAGTGTACCAATGTGCAACATAGTCAATAGGTTCCAATTTTCTGAAATGAAGTACAACTATGGCATGACAGCAGGGAATACCTTTCAGCATCCAAGATCTACAAGTACAAGTATTACTGTTCAGATTTACTATGAATTTATTACCCCACTGCCCTGACCGCAAAGCCATATTCACCATTCTATTCAAGAGTACACTTCATTGACTTTGATGTGTTCTCTTGCAATACCTTCAAAACCATTGGGTGATGTTTGTTATCCAAGTCTCGTAAAAACTCTCTTAGTTGTCCTACCCTTCTCATCATTTTGACTCTAATTTCCTCAAGCATTGTGATAATGGTCTCGTGCCTTGGCCCCAAAGTCCAGAAATTGAAACTCTCGGTCATGTTGTTGTCAACACTATCACAACAGCTGAGGTATTTAAAGTAGACCTTGGACCACCTATCTATGTTGTAATACAACAAATCTCCATTTATTCCATCACCTAACTTCTCCATATGATCCAAATTTTTTTGCAACTCCTGCTCATATGTGGACTTAGCACATCTCCAAAAGCAGTTTCTAATCTCTATGCCTTtccattttttggaaaaattggcaAGCACATGTCTTACACACATTATTTATTCTGCATTTGGCAACAGATCCTTAATGGCTATATCCAGACCCTACAATAACATGTAAAAAATATTAGGTGACAGTAGAGCAACATAagttaaaaagaatgaaaaaaattcagaaaTCAATGATCAAGAATACATCACCTTTTGCATATCTGAAAGAGTTGTCAAACCAGTCCCATCTCCAAGCTcaagatcatgccttagaatgtTGACAAACCATCTCCCAGTAAAAGTATTCTTAACTTCAACCACTACCCAAGCCAGTGGTAGCATCTGGTTGTTCCCATCCTTACAAACAGCCACAAGCAATTGGCTTTTACTAACACCTTTTAAAAAACACCCATCCAACCCAATTGCTCTCCTACAACCAGCCTTGAATGCCTTCTTCATggcatcaaaacatatataaaaggaCTGAAACATTTTGATTCCACCTTTAAAAGTTTCTTCACTCAACTTAACCACACGTGTGCTACCCGGATTAGTCCTTAAAAGCTCATCCctataatccaaaattcttttgaactcCTCTACATTGTCACCCATGATTTGTTGCAAAACAATGCTTCTGGCTTTCCTTGCCACAGTCCTACCAATATACACCTTcaattcctttcttaccaaattttGGAGCTAAAAAATTCTAATGCCAGGTTCAGAAATAATCTATCCTTGTACCTTTCTAAAATATACAAAGAATTTACCAACTTGTTCTTTGTTGTGCCATTGCACTTGTGAACAGGATTATAATTCTTCACAACAAAATCATTTGTTCTAGAATCGTAACTGGCAAACAATAACCATGGACAACCAGCAGTACACTTTACCCTCACCCTAGTTGGTTCATTGACATATTTATCCAACTCTACATGTTCTTGAACTGCATACCTAGTAAGTGCCTTCTTAAACTATTTAGCACTTTCAAATGCAAGACCAGTCTTCGAAACTATTTCTTTACACTTAGGATAAAAAGTAACCctatttctaattctttttggTTTCCTTGACTTTTTGGTAGGCTTTTCAACCACACCTTCATCATCGCCTTCATCATCGGCCTCTATTTCAAAGCTAACAAAGTTCATCCGAGTCATAAAATGGCTCATCCCCACCCAATTTTCCTTCAAATGTACTCTTACTCCTAGATAAATATTCATCATGTCCCATATCTAACACCCTTTGGCCCTAAATCTATCCCTTCAGATCTCTtagccttttctttcttcttttttgattttacAGCCACCCTATCTTTCCTTAGATTCCTATCCTCCTCATGGACACCACtatcaaattcttcttcttcttcaccttccTCTACCACTACATTGTCAGACTCCTCAGATTCATTCTCACTTTCTAAGTcagaatcatcattatcatcaaacTGTCGAAGTAGTAGCGATGGCCGGCAGCGTAGCAACCGAAGTCCCACCCAAGGATTCATCAAGACCAGCAGCCTCTTCAAACCCTAAGCCTTCACTACCCCCAAATGTTTGACTACCCTCACCTGCCCCAACCTTTTCATTTATATCTTCACATGTGAGGTTATTAAAAGCAGTAAAAGATTCTCCACCCTCAGGGATAATAGGTGGAAGAGCAGGGGGACCACAATAGGTTCCTCAACAAGATGAATGACAAAAATTACAACAATATCTACGTTTTTTAATTGAGGTGCAATACCAATAATGTCCCTATCACTTTTAACTTCTACTACAAATCGACATTTAGGTGGtctaatatatacacaacaagaTGAAACGTTGTAATCAATTTCTTTAACATAGTAAACAAGCTCAAAATAAGAGAATTTatcaagatcaacatcaaaataatttgTCACACTACCTCCAATATACTTAATACGAGggttttttttgtaaattaccTCCGTGGTTAAACCTCAAAGTCACAAACACAacgtccattttcttcacaaaacctaaaattgaaaacaaatgaaaaattacaAGATTCAGTTAccatttacaccaaaaaaaaaaaaaatctaagttAAAGATAAATTTTTTGCAACTGAAAAACAGTAAAATTGAAATCTAGACAAACCCTAACGAGAAAAACAAGAATCGTGTACCTTTGTGGCTAACTAATCTTCAATATCACTCAGAAACGACAAGATTTAcgtatattttgggtttttaaCTTTGCAATGATCGGTTTGTGTAGTGTGGAGGTTTGGTTGTGTAGTGGAAAGGGGAAAAAGTGTCGATTGGGAACCATGGTTGGGTCTTTTGTTTGGGATGGGTCAGGTTAATTGGGGCTGGGTCTGGTTTTTTTATGTGGGGACGGGTAAAATAAGTTGGGGAATTAAATAATGATGTGGACCAATTAGCTCGCGCGTGTCTAATAATACCCAGCCCTCAACTGGTCTGGGCCACTAGACggggaaaataattaaaacgtaagttgttaagggggataaataaatacaagttaagtttagtttccaaaTTGAGTTCCAAATTCAAGGGTCAAATGATatcttttttctaaaatataaatatatatcagaTACCCCACACAACCTGGATTCCATTTCCGCATTGTTGTCCTTATATGGCAGGAGCCAGAGAGTAATCACTTGTCAGCAATTGGTTGTTTGCCCTTATGGCAGGAGCCAGAGAGTAATCACTTGTCAGCAATTGGTTGTTTGCCCTTATTAAAGAAAGTATAGTAAGAAGCAATTAGGGAGGGAGTTGAATGACATGATAACTAATTACACTTACCTTGTTGGCACTATAActttaattgtttttattacatattTTTGAAACTATTATACATGTTGTTGGTAATGCAAAGACGGAAAATATCTTGTGAGTTTCTTTTCCAATCTACTTCTTTGTTTTATGTGAAAGACCTAACGTGCCACaaagaaagatgaaagttaTTTTTAGCACTTACAACATCTTCCCTATGGGATTAGTTGAGTTTTCTCCATAACACTTGTTGAGTTGGAACTTGACAACGACGCACACGCAACGTTGCTACCGTCTAGCTCGTGCACGATGCTCTTTTGGCCATTTTTGTGTGTGTAACTACTCCAATAATTACTATAACAGCTTTGTGCAGTTGAATGTTGTAACAACTTTGTAGAATTCTGTAACAGTTCCTCCCCATTATTTACTCTGTGTAGTAGCTCCTGTAGTTTGCCCTGTAAAAGGAGATGTCTTTGTGAGTTATCAGACAGTACAGAAAAAAAACTTCTCATTCACTTCCTCTCAGTTTTGTTTTTGGGCATCTGTAGTTTTTCTAGCTTG
It includes:
- the LOC132029366 gene encoding uncharacterized protein LOC132029366, whose translation is MGDNVEEFKRILDYRDELLRTNPGSTRVVKLSEETFKGGIKMFQSFYICFDAMKKAFKAGCRRAIGLDGCFLKGVSKSQLLVAVCKDGNNQMLPLAWVVVEVKNTFTGRWFVNILRHDLELGDGTGLTTLSDMQKGLDIAIKDLLPNAE